One Sulfoacidibacillus ferrooxidans DNA window includes the following coding sequences:
- the dnaE gene encoding DNA polymerase III subunit alpha has translation MDPIVHLRVCSQYSLLYSSARIDQVIERAKEEGMSALGVSDRGGMYGALSCYRDILHAGLTPIMGQTIVVTSERSSRKSQERSEIVLIATSMEGYQSLTKLASVAALRDGDGTMFNTWTELTEYATGLLCLTGGAKGPLEFALRTKDIESGQRILQHLMRIYGEGHIYVELQSQGLMREEEEHLFFAELAKSMQIPIVATSEVRYLDKADLQVVDILAGIREGVDIEAASAYREQGATSYFRSTKEMQSLFANYPEALRATAEIARKAKFSLPLEQWSMPYFPLPQGRSEADELVYQAQRGLIWRKVADDERYQQRLKRELDVIISMGFSGYFLIVWDFMHYAHEQGISTGPGRGSAAGSLVSYALAITDVDPIAENLLFERFLNPERVSWPDIDIDFEAERRHEVIAYVAQKYGRDHVGHIGTLGTFAARAAVRDVGRVLQTPQVDIDRLARAIPTAPGITLQGAIDTQEEMQKVLLHMPSLQRLVNLALRIEGLPRHASLHAAGIVISRDPLSDLVPLMRGGEYVVATQYGMDDIAAIGLLKMDFLGLRTLTICDRAKAYILRTRGVDVQFSGLPMDEQTLELLAQGDTDGCFQLESTGVKRVLRDLRPTTLEDLIAVISLYRPGPMEQIGTFIQARRGDIPVLYEVPELESILQSTYGIIVYQEQIMQIAAAMAGFSLGEADVLRRAVSKKQRDVLDAERAAFVAGCIARGHTKKIGDDVYDLIVRFADYGFNRSHAAAYAVLAHRTAYLKANFRAEFMAALMTDVVSRPEKLEQYATACTRVGIRVLGPDVNRSEDACVPELLADGEIAIRLGLSAVKHVGVSAILQLVKVREQEGAFQSWQDIITRIDSRALTRRVLESLVQSGACDSFGISRRQLLLEIERATSGGRSTVHVGQMTLHGLVEDAQENVRAKGIGNLPDDPKQCAQWERELIGFSVSFDPYEAITAAQQRLHVQTLQEVSEHVDAKNIPVNEVAHVLGKVATIRSVSTKKGEMMAFITLEDRTARMEVVVFPLLFRQWATKIQVDEMMSVTVKRDASKGKGWIAVKLHEMTQANQPMPIDEKQAVHHAPQRVYIRVDKKLEQDAKSLLALRALLVAHSGPLSVILVYESGKQRLLDVVRVALSDELIVALQQIVGEGNVRIR, from the coding sequence ATGGATCCGATCGTACATCTACGCGTTTGCTCACAATACAGTTTATTGTATAGTTCAGCGCGCATAGATCAAGTGATAGAACGTGCTAAAGAAGAGGGAATGAGCGCTCTTGGCGTGTCTGATCGCGGCGGAATGTATGGAGCGCTGAGTTGTTATCGAGACATTTTACATGCGGGATTGACGCCTATTATGGGGCAAACCATAGTCGTCACGTCGGAACGTTCCTCGCGAAAATCCCAGGAACGCTCTGAAATCGTCTTGATTGCCACTTCGATGGAAGGGTATCAGTCCTTAACTAAGCTTGCTTCAGTGGCTGCACTGCGCGATGGTGATGGAACGATGTTTAATACATGGACGGAACTAACGGAGTATGCGACAGGATTATTGTGTCTCACAGGCGGAGCAAAAGGACCGCTTGAGTTCGCGTTACGAACCAAAGATATAGAAAGTGGACAGCGCATCTTGCAGCATTTAATGCGCATTTACGGAGAAGGTCACATCTACGTTGAATTGCAAAGTCAAGGACTTATGCGCGAAGAGGAAGAACACCTGTTCTTTGCTGAATTAGCAAAATCCATGCAAATACCGATCGTTGCGACAAGTGAAGTGCGATATCTAGATAAAGCAGACTTACAAGTCGTGGATATTTTGGCGGGTATTCGCGAAGGGGTCGATATAGAAGCTGCGAGCGCATATCGTGAACAAGGTGCCACATCTTACTTTCGTTCGACAAAGGAGATGCAGTCACTTTTCGCAAATTATCCAGAAGCACTACGCGCTACGGCAGAGATTGCTCGTAAAGCCAAATTTTCATTGCCCCTTGAACAGTGGTCCATGCCCTACTTTCCATTGCCACAAGGCCGATCAGAAGCGGATGAACTTGTATATCAGGCGCAACGAGGGCTGATATGGCGCAAAGTGGCGGACGATGAGCGGTATCAGCAACGACTGAAAAGAGAGTTAGATGTGATTATTTCCATGGGGTTTTCAGGATATTTCCTGATTGTGTGGGATTTTATGCACTATGCGCATGAGCAAGGCATATCTACGGGCCCTGGTAGAGGATCTGCTGCCGGTAGTCTTGTATCCTATGCGCTTGCCATTACAGACGTAGACCCGATTGCAGAAAATCTATTGTTTGAGCGCTTTCTCAATCCGGAGCGCGTGTCTTGGCCGGATATTGACATTGATTTTGAGGCCGAGAGGCGGCACGAAGTCATTGCCTATGTAGCGCAAAAGTATGGGCGGGATCATGTCGGACACATTGGAACGCTCGGCACGTTTGCGGCGCGGGCAGCTGTTCGTGATGTGGGTCGCGTATTACAAACACCTCAAGTAGACATCGACCGTTTGGCACGCGCGATCCCTACTGCTCCTGGCATCACACTACAAGGTGCGATCGATACACAGGAAGAGATGCAAAAGGTATTATTGCACATGCCATCTTTGCAGCGGCTTGTGAATCTCGCTCTAAGAATTGAAGGGTTACCTCGGCATGCTTCTTTACACGCTGCAGGGATCGTTATAAGTCGTGACCCTCTTTCTGATCTTGTGCCACTGATGCGCGGTGGGGAATATGTCGTAGCTACCCAGTACGGAATGGATGATATTGCGGCGATTGGGTTGCTGAAAATGGACTTTCTCGGACTGCGAACGCTAACGATCTGTGATCGTGCAAAAGCGTATATTTTGCGTACGCGTGGCGTAGATGTGCAATTTTCGGGCTTGCCGATGGATGAGCAGACACTCGAGTTATTGGCACAAGGCGATACGGATGGGTGTTTTCAGTTGGAATCGACAGGAGTAAAGCGTGTATTGCGCGACTTGCGACCTACAACGTTGGAAGACCTCATTGCGGTCATTTCTCTTTATCGACCTGGTCCAATGGAGCAAATTGGGACGTTTATTCAGGCGCGACGGGGTGACATCCCTGTTCTATATGAAGTTCCGGAATTAGAATCTATTTTGCAATCCACATACGGCATTATCGTATATCAAGAGCAAATTATGCAAATTGCCGCTGCGATGGCAGGTTTTTCACTAGGTGAAGCTGACGTATTGCGTCGCGCGGTAAGCAAAAAACAGCGCGATGTACTTGATGCAGAACGAGCGGCGTTTGTTGCGGGATGCATCGCGCGCGGGCACACAAAAAAAATCGGAGATGATGTGTACGACTTAATTGTGCGTTTTGCAGACTATGGATTTAATCGATCACACGCGGCGGCCTACGCGGTTCTTGCGCACCGAACAGCCTATCTAAAGGCCAATTTTCGCGCAGAATTTATGGCGGCGCTCATGACCGATGTGGTGTCTCGACCGGAAAAATTGGAGCAATATGCAACTGCATGTACGCGAGTGGGGATTCGCGTTTTAGGTCCAGATGTAAACCGTAGTGAAGATGCCTGTGTGCCGGAGTTACTTGCAGATGGGGAGATTGCGATTCGCTTAGGGCTATCTGCAGTGAAACATGTCGGGGTATCGGCCATTTTGCAACTCGTAAAGGTGCGCGAGCAAGAGGGCGCATTTCAATCATGGCAAGACATCATTACACGTATAGATTCTCGTGCACTGACGCGTCGCGTGCTGGAGAGCTTAGTGCAAAGTGGTGCATGTGACTCATTTGGCATTTCCCGCAGACAGCTTTTACTAGAGATAGAGCGTGCAACGAGTGGAGGAAGATCGACTGTGCATGTTGGACAAATGACACTGCATGGTCTTGTAGAAGACGCGCAAGAAAATGTACGTGCTAAGGGGATAGGCAACCTACCAGACGATCCTAAACAATGCGCGCAATGGGAGCGCGAGCTCATTGGCTTCTCTGTGTCGTTTGATCCCTATGAGGCTATCACTGCAGCACAGCAACGATTACATGTGCAGACGCTACAGGAAGTAAGTGAGCATGTTGATGCGAAAAATATACCAGTCAATGAAGTGGCACATGTACTTGGGAAAGTGGCGACTATTCGTTCTGTGAGTACAAAAAAAGGTGAAATGATGGCATTTATCACACTTGAAGATCGAACGGCGAGAATGGAAGTGGTCGTGTTTCCACTTCTATTTCGTCAATGGGCAACAAAGATACAAGTGGATGAGATGATGAGTGTCACAGTAAAACGAGATGCCAGCAAAGGAAAAGGGTGGATTGCCGTCAAGTTACACGAGATGACGCAAGCAAATCAACCCATGCCAATCGATGAAAAGCAAGCAGTGCATCATGCGCCACAGCGGGTTTATATTCGCGTTGATAAGAAGCTTGAACAGGATGCTAAGAGTCTCCTCGCTTTGCGTGCGCTTTTAGTTGCGCATAGTGGTCCACTATCTGTAATACTTGTTTATGAGAGTGGCAAACAGCGACTACTCGATGTGGTGCGTGTAGCTCTATCGGATGAACTCATAGTGGCCTTGCAACAGATTGTTGGAGAGGGCAACGTACGCATTCGCTAA
- a CDS encoding DRTGG domain-containing protein, with product MSTKHDQILKHIEELPIGHKISVRQVAKQLEVSEGTAYRAIKEAEGQGLVTTIERVGTVRIEKKQRRDIDRLTFAEVVNIIDGSVLGGRGGLHKSLQKFVIAAMEIQDMVKYVDPGALVIVGNREAVHMASIEHGAAVLITGGFTTNAAVIHLADRLDLPIISSAYDTFSVASLINRAIYDRLIKKEVLLVEDLLGQDPPAILTAESTVADYRQLVTQTGHSRFPVLQSDGKLVGVVAARDIYGQESTTLMDKVMTKQPISVTAKTSVAAAAHMMVWEGLELLPVIEFKRLIGVISRQDVIKALQYNQKQPQMGDTIEDIVLGRFVAHVEDKVYQLSGEVTPQMSTPHGSLSVGAFTMIISEAAMQALKKVRDANMLIENSTLYFLKPVQIDQQVDARARVIDSGRKMGKVDVELFRGQELVGKALVTIQVLER from the coding sequence ATGTCGACAAAACATGATCAAATCCTAAAACACATTGAAGAATTGCCGATTGGGCATAAGATTTCTGTGCGACAAGTGGCGAAACAACTAGAAGTTAGTGAAGGTACAGCGTATCGAGCGATTAAGGAAGCTGAAGGTCAAGGATTAGTTACAACCATTGAACGAGTAGGCACTGTACGCATAGAAAAGAAACAGCGACGAGATATCGATAGGCTTACCTTTGCTGAGGTTGTCAATATTATTGATGGATCGGTACTTGGTGGACGCGGGGGTCTTCACAAATCGCTACAAAAATTCGTGATAGCGGCGATGGAGATTCAAGATATGGTGAAGTATGTGGATCCAGGTGCACTTGTGATTGTAGGCAATCGCGAAGCGGTGCACATGGCGTCTATAGAACATGGGGCGGCTGTACTCATTACTGGTGGCTTTACTACCAATGCAGCTGTCATTCATTTGGCCGATCGGCTAGATCTGCCGATCATTTCATCAGCATATGATACTTTTTCTGTCGCTTCACTGATCAATCGTGCTATTTATGACCGCTTGATTAAAAAAGAAGTATTGCTTGTCGAAGATTTACTTGGTCAAGATCCACCGGCTATTTTGACGGCGGAAAGCACGGTTGCTGACTATCGACAGCTTGTGACACAGACGGGACATTCGCGCTTTCCTGTGTTGCAAAGTGATGGCAAATTAGTTGGTGTCGTAGCTGCACGAGACATATATGGACAAGAATCCACAACATTGATGGACAAGGTCATGACAAAGCAACCGATCTCCGTCACAGCGAAAACATCGGTGGCAGCGGCGGCTCATATGATGGTGTGGGAAGGGCTAGAGTTACTTCCAGTGATTGAATTTAAACGGCTCATTGGAGTAATTAGTCGACAGGACGTCATTAAAGCATTGCAATATAATCAAAAGCAGCCGCAGATGGGAGATACGATCGAAGATATCGTACTTGGGCGGTTTGTTGCACATGTAGAAGATAAAGTCTATCAGCTTTCAGGTGAAGTGACACCGCAGATGTCTACGCCACACGGGTCGTTATCAGTTGGTGCATTTACTATGATCATTTCGGAAGCGGCAATGCAGGCGCTAAAAAAAGTGCGAGATGCCAATATGTTAATTGAAAATAGCACCTTATATTTTCTGAAACCGGTGCAAATTGATCAACAAGTGGATGCACGTGCGCGTGTGATTGATTCGGGTAGAAAAATGGGCAAAGTGGACGTGGAGCTATTTCGTGGGCAAGAGCTTGTAGGGAAAGCGCTTGTTACTATCCAAGTGCTGGAGCGCTAA
- a CDS encoding TSUP family transporter, with the protein MHHTLIVLLALIVGGFIAGLFDSVVGGGGVITLPTLLWTGMPPYLALGTNKLAGTFASSTSSFTYFRSKKLYFPLLKWMIPFTFIGALIGADTVLNVNERYLKMIIFIAIVSITVITLWKRHLGKTNAFRGIRLGVIVLAMCVAAVLGFYDGFVGPGTGSFLLFAFLSVFRFDFLEAAGNGRVLNFTSNVAALLLFAVRGKVVYTLGLPMGIAMMIGARVGSRIAVKRGARLIRPLFLIAAVVLSIQMGITVFH; encoded by the coding sequence GTGCATCATACGTTGATTGTTTTACTTGCATTAATCGTTGGAGGATTTATTGCTGGGCTGTTCGACTCTGTTGTTGGAGGAGGAGGTGTGATTACTCTGCCTACTCTGCTGTGGACAGGGATGCCACCCTATCTTGCTCTTGGAACCAATAAGTTGGCAGGAACATTTGCCTCTTCGACCAGTTCATTTACGTATTTCCGATCGAAAAAACTATATTTTCCGCTATTAAAGTGGATGATTCCTTTTACTTTTATTGGAGCTCTTATTGGTGCAGATACCGTTTTAAACGTGAACGAACGATATCTTAAGATGATTATATTTATAGCTATTGTCTCAATCACGGTGATTACCCTTTGGAAGCGTCATCTGGGTAAGACTAACGCATTTAGGGGTATCCGTTTGGGAGTCATTGTCTTGGCTATGTGCGTGGCGGCTGTTTTGGGGTTTTATGATGGCTTTGTTGGGCCAGGCACAGGTTCCTTTTTATTGTTTGCTTTTCTCTCTGTCTTTCGTTTTGACTTTCTTGAAGCGGCAGGAAATGGACGGGTTTTAAATTTTACAAGTAATGTGGCAGCCTTGTTATTGTTTGCAGTACGTGGGAAAGTGGTCTATACGCTCGGATTGCCTATGGGAATTGCCATGATGATTGGAGCGCGTGTGGGCTCCCGCATTGCTGTGAAACGGGGAGCACGATTGATTCGACCCTTATTCCTTATTGCGGCAGTCGTACTCTCGATTCAGATGGGGATTACTGTATTCCACTGA
- a CDS encoding response regulator transcription factor: MNGAGSESSVLVVEDERRIARLIELELVHEGFQVEIAFDGTTGLRRALEKDFGVILLDLMLPGMSGLEVCRMLRKQKRTPIIILTARDSTGDKVAGLDAGADDYVTKPFVTDELLARVRAAFRKGMAREELVASDLQLFPEERRVVRAGQKLELTTREFDLLHFLLIHMDKVLSRDVILRRVWGYDFEGETNVVDVYIRYLRMKVDEPFTTPLIHTIRGVGYVLRKP, encoded by the coding sequence GTGAACGGGGCTGGATCTGAGTCTTCGGTGCTTGTCGTAGAAGACGAGCGGCGTATCGCGCGTTTAATAGAATTAGAACTGGTTCACGAAGGTTTTCAGGTTGAAATTGCATTTGATGGAACGACTGGGTTGCGCCGTGCCTTGGAAAAGGATTTTGGTGTGATTTTGCTCGATCTCATGCTCCCTGGCATGAGCGGGCTTGAGGTCTGCAGAATGCTACGGAAACAAAAACGAACACCGATTATTATTTTAACTGCGCGCGATAGTACAGGGGATAAAGTGGCTGGCCTTGATGCGGGAGCGGACGATTATGTAACAAAGCCGTTTGTGACGGATGAATTATTGGCGCGGGTGCGTGCTGCGTTTCGAAAAGGAATGGCACGGGAGGAACTAGTGGCAAGTGATTTGCAACTGTTTCCTGAGGAGCGGCGCGTAGTTCGAGCTGGGCAAAAGCTTGAATTAACCACACGTGAGTTTGATCTTTTACACTTTTTATTGATCCATATGGATAAAGTATTATCTCGCGATGTGATCTTACGTCGTGTCTGGGGATATGACTTTGAGGGGGAGACAAACGTAGTTGATGTGTATATTCGCTATTTGCGAATGAAAGTGGATGAACCATTTACTACGCCACTGATTCACACCATCCGCGGCGTTGGCTACGTGTTGCGCAAGCCATGA
- a CDS encoding bifunctional homocysteine S-methyltransferase/methylenetetrahydrofolate reductase, with amino-acid sequence MQERQGLLDVIKERIIIGDGAMATQLYGMGVPVGVCYEELCVSKSEVVASVHRSYVEAGAMLLETNTFGAHRAGLARYGLEGQVEEINGAAVRLARQEARDGVYVAGTIGAITGAKRQLAPPIDLTNAYAEQAMALLNEGPDAILLETFLDLAELRLALQVVRKLTDKPVIAQLALLDLAVTRDGEPVQDAFRILFDEGADVIGLNCRFGPADMQRVLQGIEIPKHAALSVYPNAGLLSMTDGHYAYPSEPEYFAAAALDFRELGVRIIGGCCGTTPAHVAAMAHAVGNLPPIEIKHRQKAESAIVVRSSAMRAVLEKNAGEMEASQEPIHEKVLHTHTVIVELDPPKDLNATAFLEGAKALQSAGADAVTLADNSLAMIRMSNMALGALMKQQGVEPLLHISCRDRNLIGQQSHLMGLHALGISQILVVTGDPSRFGDLPGATSVFDVSSFDMIKMIKQLNQGTGFSGKTMDVPSTFVVGAAFNPHVRHFDKAIKRLERKVEAGADFIMTQPIYDPRFFAVLRDATKHLPVPLFVGIMPLLSQRNAEFLHNEVPGIFLTDDVRERMALHKGARAREEGIAIAQELLDAAIEQFKGIYLITPLLRYEMTAQLTSYVKAKTSPQ; translated from the coding sequence ATGCAAGAGAGACAAGGGTTATTGGATGTGATCAAAGAACGTATCATCATAGGTGATGGTGCGATGGCGACCCAACTATACGGAATGGGTGTGCCTGTAGGAGTGTGCTATGAGGAACTGTGCGTGTCAAAATCGGAGGTTGTAGCCTCTGTCCATCGTTCCTATGTAGAGGCAGGTGCTATGTTACTTGAAACCAATACATTTGGTGCGCATCGAGCTGGATTAGCACGCTATGGATTAGAAGGACAAGTGGAAGAGATCAACGGCGCTGCGGTTCGTCTTGCAAGGCAAGAAGCGAGAGACGGAGTATACGTAGCTGGCACGATCGGAGCAATCACAGGTGCTAAAAGACAGTTGGCACCCCCCATTGACCTTACAAATGCCTATGCAGAACAGGCCATGGCCCTATTGAATGAGGGACCAGATGCTATTTTACTTGAGACTTTTCTTGATCTTGCAGAGCTGCGACTAGCCTTACAAGTGGTGAGAAAACTCACAGACAAACCCGTCATAGCACAACTTGCTCTTCTTGACCTGGCGGTTACGCGTGATGGCGAGCCTGTGCAAGATGCGTTTCGGATCTTGTTTGATGAAGGAGCAGATGTCATTGGGCTGAACTGTCGCTTTGGTCCAGCAGATATGCAGCGAGTGTTACAAGGGATTGAAATTCCTAAACATGCGGCACTTTCTGTGTATCCTAATGCTGGATTGCTTAGCATGACAGATGGTCACTATGCGTATCCATCTGAACCGGAATATTTCGCGGCGGCAGCACTTGATTTTCGCGAGCTTGGCGTGCGCATTATTGGGGGATGCTGCGGTACAACACCAGCCCATGTAGCTGCGATGGCTCATGCTGTAGGCAATTTACCCCCCATAGAAATCAAACACAGACAAAAAGCTGAGTCTGCAATTGTAGTGAGATCTTCTGCGATGCGTGCTGTGTTGGAGAAAAATGCAGGTGAAATGGAAGCTAGTCAAGAACCTATCCATGAAAAGGTACTCCATACGCATACGGTGATCGTTGAATTAGATCCACCGAAAGATCTGAATGCGACTGCATTTTTGGAAGGGGCAAAAGCATTACAGTCTGCTGGGGCTGATGCAGTCACGCTTGCTGACAATTCCCTTGCCATGATTCGCATGAGCAATATGGCACTCGGTGCACTGATGAAGCAACAAGGCGTTGAACCGCTGTTACACATTTCTTGTCGCGACCGCAATCTTATAGGACAACAGTCTCACTTAATGGGATTGCACGCACTTGGGATTTCGCAAATTTTAGTTGTGACTGGGGATCCTTCCCGCTTTGGTGATTTGCCTGGTGCAACGTCTGTATTTGATGTTTCATCTTTTGATATGATTAAGATGATTAAACAACTTAATCAAGGAACGGGTTTCTCAGGTAAAACGATGGATGTGCCGTCTACATTTGTTGTGGGAGCGGCCTTTAATCCGCATGTTCGCCATTTTGATAAAGCGATTAAACGCTTAGAACGCAAGGTGGAGGCAGGCGCAGACTTTATTATGACTCAGCCTATCTATGATCCACGCTTTTTTGCAGTCTTGCGCGATGCTACAAAGCATCTTCCAGTGCCCTTATTTGTTGGGATTATGCCGTTATTAAGTCAACGCAATGCAGAGTTTTTGCACAATGAAGTTCCGGGCATTTTTCTAACCGATGATGTTCGAGAACGCATGGCGCTGCACAAAGGCGCGAGAGCACGAGAAGAGGGGATTGCAATTGCACAGGAGTTACTCGATGCTGCAATCGAACAATTTAAAGGCATTTATCTGATCACTCCGCTATTACGCTATGAAATGACAGCGCAGCTAACAAGTTATGTAAAAGCAAAAACATCACCCCAATAG
- a CDS encoding sensor histidine kinase has product MKLTITTRFVALSTLVVAIIFFLFNAFVYLEFMNVTIDNERQIVVTRLADLDRRMDKGTLAHAVEEVRQIVPDPRQMVRLLTPNGKVVTSTATYFPKQWVPSGLAASQMLGHGVVLYDYKNHRILVASVLIHVKEGNVTLQWLENVASLDHSIAFVFYLLLTGSIGGLALAAVSSYFLARYSLLPIREMIATARAITPGDLSSRIEVPRRKDELTELANTYNAMLDRIFLAFSRERQFIADASHELRTPLSVLDGYVHLLRRWGWEDEEVRHEAVVAIEEEVRHLHNMTNQLLTLAAIDQESIHSCRAIAVAPIVKRVVHKWQRLFEQYAWVVSIDAEQNSFVRIDEVRLEQVIRALLDNACKYTPKGNSIEVVVTQVDSQVHIVICDEGEGIPPEDLPYVTERFYRADKARSRQEGGVGLGLAICREIVEHYDGIFLLGDAQTRQGTKVEMIFPAMDIEKEST; this is encoded by the coding sequence ATGAAACTGACGATTACGACTCGCTTTGTGGCGCTATCTACACTTGTTGTGGCGATTATTTTTTTTCTTTTTAATGCATTTGTGTACTTAGAGTTTATGAATGTGACGATTGATAATGAACGTCAAATCGTTGTCACTCGTCTTGCTGATCTAGATCGGAGGATGGATAAGGGAACTCTTGCTCATGCAGTAGAAGAAGTTAGACAGATTGTTCCAGATCCACGGCAAATGGTTCGCTTACTCACACCCAATGGGAAAGTAGTAACATCCACAGCAACTTATTTCCCAAAACAGTGGGTGCCATCAGGATTGGCAGCAAGTCAGATGCTTGGGCATGGTGTCGTGTTGTACGATTATAAGAATCATCGCATACTTGTAGCGAGTGTACTTATACATGTGAAAGAGGGCAATGTGACATTGCAGTGGTTAGAAAATGTCGCCTCACTGGATCATAGTATTGCCTTTGTATTCTACCTGTTACTTACTGGGTCTATTGGTGGCCTCGCGCTAGCGGCTGTGTCTAGCTATTTTTTGGCGCGCTATTCATTACTTCCGATTCGTGAGATGATCGCAACAGCGCGAGCTATTACACCTGGTGATCTAAGTAGTCGAATTGAAGTGCCACGTCGAAAAGATGAATTAACTGAACTTGCAAACACGTATAATGCGATGCTGGATCGCATTTTTTTGGCTTTCTCACGTGAACGCCAATTTATTGCAGATGCTTCACACGAACTTCGTACGCCGCTGTCAGTATTGGATGGCTATGTTCATTTGTTGCGACGATGGGGATGGGAAGATGAGGAAGTGCGTCACGAGGCAGTGGTGGCGATTGAAGAGGAAGTTAGACATTTACACAACATGACCAATCAGTTACTGACTCTTGCGGCCATCGATCAAGAGTCTATACATAGTTGTCGTGCGATAGCAGTGGCTCCTATTGTCAAACGTGTAGTTCATAAATGGCAGCGGCTATTTGAACAGTATGCATGGGTAGTCTCTATTGATGCGGAACAGAATTCCTTTGTTCGCATCGATGAAGTGAGGCTAGAGCAAGTCATTCGAGCATTGTTAGATAATGCGTGCAAGTATACGCCAAAAGGGAACTCGATCGAAGTCGTTGTTACTCAGGTAGATTCTCAGGTACATATCGTGATCTGTGATGAAGGGGAGGGTATTCCTCCAGAGGATTTACCTTATGTGACAGAACGTTTTTATCGAGCCGATAAGGCGAGAAGTCGACAGGAGGGAGGAGTTGGATTAGGGCTTGCTATTTGTCGAGAAATCGTTGAGCACTACGATGGAATCTTTTTATTAGGTGATGCTCAAACAAGACAAGGAACAAAGGTGGAAATGATCTTTCCTGCAATGGATATAGAAAAGGAGTCAACGTGA
- a CDS encoding helix-turn-helix domain-containing protein: MEFTTYEIAYRLNVSEETVRRWIRTGQLKADDTSGKYLVKEEDLQAFLNRRSSRTGKAVSWLASIGGAGVRAAAPGVAFAASNIATSAALSGLKLYKVLSGIETVGADELSVMIDEIDKSMSSLQENLQLILDQKEKLELGISELKEIREKLLHQ, from the coding sequence ATGGAATTTACTACGTATGAAATCGCTTATCGGTTGAATGTTTCAGAGGAAACGGTTCGTCGTTGGATTCGCACAGGACAATTGAAAGCAGATGACACAAGTGGCAAATATCTCGTGAAAGAGGAAGATTTACAAGCATTCTTAAATCGTCGCAGTTCGCGTACTGGAAAAGCTGTGAGTTGGCTTGCTAGTATTGGTGGTGCAGGCGTTCGGGCAGCAGCACCGGGTGTTGCTTTTGCAGCTTCCAATATTGCAACGTCTGCTGCGCTGTCAGGGCTTAAACTATATAAAGTATTGTCTGGTATTGAAACTGTAGGCGCTGATGAATTGTCTGTTATGATTGACGAGATTGATAAAAGCATGAGTAGTTTGCAGGAAAATTTACAGTTGATCTTGGATCAAAAAGAAAAATTAGAATTAGGTATTAGCGAACTCAAAGAGATACGTGAAAAACTGCTACACCAATAG